The sequence aacataattcaggcttaaatctgtagtgatacaaccaaatcgaagaacttaaaagtaaacattatacagctaaaacaaatcctgctgtataaattcccctgaaaagatccggctccctagtcctgcctcgaactaccggttccgtccatcctgcgacctgccccatggaatagggtgtccaagataacaactaggacgtgagcgctaacgctcagtacatagacatgagtaaacatatgtatataatgcatgcaacatgatgactggtaaagggtcatctgaaaagttatgctcagtaccggcgccacatgagtgctgccaccgcacggatcaacctctgggtggaACCACAATCGTCTCGTACactagagtagacagacataaattcccccgccgtcgcggtactctcagtgacagactatcgattatagagctgagcggctctatagttaggtataacaaggtataggctcaacgtgtatatgcacatgacatatgaatatagaaagcggtaaatcatatatcatgccatataataatgccaaataaatgcaacatataaacatgtatactcgctggcaatctcagtcaatgtgtacgtacctctaggctagttcaagtatagtaggatcctaggttccaagcctatattcaaaagttcaccgtatcactacatgaATTTTATAAACCtaaactaagctaataagtactcccaaaacttaaatagatttccggaccataccttcgtccgtagatagccctttggagtcgctagtcccggatgactataaccactccttggttattccaaaacctctattataaccgatagggccctgaagtgtataactcacactatagaACTGAACACTCGgaatacttgatttatatctaatttctcgtccgaatggccctatttataggcaaaatatgccggagttcggagcctccgaactggggttcgggcCCTCCAAACCTGCATGCCCGACAGATGAGGTCTCGTCCTGCACCACAGGGTGAATGCCGACGGACTTGTGATTCAGTTTCCCTGAATGAAGAGAGGACTGGTGATTCAGGCTACTACTGTCCATGACTTCCCTTAAACGTTGCTGCTCGTAGTAAAGTACTTGAATGACACTTTGAACCGGTAGCTTATCGTTCTGAGCTGCGTGCGCACAAGCTTCTCGGGAGAGCTTTTGACAGTTCATGACACTGCAAAGTTTCTTTCTCTCTGTGTCACTCAAACAAGGATGAGCCTGCatatgcattcatgaaatgAAATAGGATATATTATAGCGAAAGGGAAATGTTTTTATGTATAAGATAGAATATTGACGCAGCACATGTGCAGAAAGTTGTAGCTGATGATAACGACAATTGACAAACTGAGTCATTTTCGACTAAGATTCACTAGATGTCTTGGCCATTAGAATAGACCAATGAAAAGAAAACATGCTAAGTACAAGCCTTATAATATGAAAATCTCACAAGAAAATAGTAACTTATTGTGAGTTTGATTTCGACATGTAGTGAAATTGTATGACTGAGTACGTATGCTGTCATATTGAAGGTTGTAACTAGCAGAACGACAGCTTAAGTGGCACGTTTCGACTATGGATCTATTTTTGCCTGGATCAGAAGAATCAATCAATGTATAAGAGAATGTGCAAAAGCACAAACCTTCAAATAGATGTCGATGGCTCTGTACATTCCATCTTCTGTTACTCTTGGCTGTTCAGGGATAAGTTCTGCAAGATCAACAAACTTAGTAACCGATAGATTACGATCAGAAGCGATTTCCGATACATAATTCTCCAACAATTTTGCTACTCTCTCCATATCATTTGCTGAAGGGGAATGATAATCTTCAGCTGCATCATAATTATACCCTATTTTATTCATCTCCCTTTCACATTCAAAGAAATTTTTTGTGATTCGCAGCACGGCTTCAACATCGAACAACGTATCACCCGTGAAGGAATAAGACGGGATCAAAAGATCATCTAGCGCGGCCTGTGCAAGTTGGGAGGCCACTCTCCTCTCCAAATCAAGCCTACAAGCAGCTGTTGTTTCTAAGTATATCGAAGCTCGGAGAAGCATCGATAGAAAGCTAACTGAGATCAAGTTTTTCACTCTTGGTAAGAGGCTAACTATTGTTTCTAACACGACCCTTTTCTCGTGTTCTTGTCTTGGTTCTATTTTCTTCCGTCCCTTTCCAAATATCTCCTAAAAGCAAGaaaaaatacattaaatagaCTATTCATCATATATGATCAGGAACTAAAAGTCTCTAGGGGTAAGTCCTCACCAAACCTCTAAGCGATTTTTGTGCATATAGCATAACTATTTGAGCAAGATCGTGTTGCTTAAATCCTCTTGCTATCATTGCAATGAGAGCCCTTTGGAACATATCGATTCGTAGGACGGCCAAATCCTCACCCCACCAATCGACAACTCGCTTCGAGCTATCCTGGCACATCATGATCGATATGGCGTCGATGCTTCTGCTCACCAACCGAACTTCCTCAGCCATAGGGAGAAGGTTTTCCGATGAATGTAAAATCGATACAGCCCCGGACACGGTCTTTAATGCGACTTCGTTTAAATACGACTCGGTTCGTTGGATCAAATTTCCTGTGGCGTAGTCCTCTGTCATTTCAAGAAACTCTGCTGCACATCTAAGTGTGACGATGTTCTCAGAGGTGATTTCGAAGTCCATACCATAGCAGAACTTTGCTGCAAGTTCAAATGCCTCCGCCCCACCCGGGACGTCGGGGATTTCGATCATGGATTTGGCGGTACCAGTGGCTTCTGAGAGTTTTTTGCTTATGTATCCACTTTTTGAGACTAGAGGAAACTGTGTGGATGCAGGAAAATACATGAAGAGAATAACAAATCGAGAATTCACCTTCCCCTTGGGATATCAATCAagaaactataatctatcatcATTCTTTCGGAAAATTTTGTGAGTAATGCTACATGTAAGGGAGAGCTACAGGTTATACAttacacttgaaattacatgattatccatgcactttatttagaaaaaaatCTTCCAAAAATGCATTACATATAGCATTATCCAAATTTTGTTTGTCATTACTAACATATACTCGGTTGACTTCGAACACTATAAGAAATCactttcattttgaaatattattcgagaaaactaaaattaaacaCCATGAATAACCTACAAGTGTGATACCTTGTGCAAACAAAAGGTAGCTCCTCCAGCGGTAACTGTTACATCACTTGGAATTTCATGCGAGAAAACCCTGTTCAACACAAATAAAACTCTGAACAATTCCCCATTTTCATTCCCATTAAAACGAAATTCAAACAAAGAATACGAACACTTGCGAATATGATAAAAATCCCAGTACAGTAAGCAACAAGAAAGACGAGAAAACAAAGAAACCAAattagtcatctagcattgctgtctggggagttcggagcctccgaactggctgagttcggagcctcctaagtgctgggttcggatcctccgaacccaggttcggatggtccgaacttggcctttgagttcggatggtccgaactcatttcggtgcctccgaactgtccgagacccccgggacccttcctaccattttcggacgttccggagctgattttccacttatttttaccaaataaggacttcttaatcatgttttgccacttttaaaattatatgacatATCATAGCACGAAAAATGGAACTTGGCTACTACCTTTATATGTAGCGATCCATCTGGtaattttgaagtatgattaagccctggaattggttaattaccaacccttaatcatgtttaacatatcattatcttaaaataaagtccgggttactacaaaaaaaaaagacaaaatacCTGAATTTTGATAAGTTTTTATTGAGAGACATTGTTGGGCGTACGCTTCAAATTAAATGTTTCTCCTAAATAACTAAACaacgataaaaaataaaaaaaaacaatcgaAATCACTATTGACAATGATAAAAGTTTTATAATTTAATGATCTAGTTTTATAGTTACAGGTTTAATGACAATCACTGAGAATTAAGCAATGAAAAATAGTAAAGAAAAATACAATAACATGTCTATATTTGTTGTATCTTTAGCATTATTCAAATGTATATGGTTGTAATGTCTTTCTtccattatatatttttattaatgttATGTGTGGGTGCACCCAACAAATAAATTCAGCTCCACTCTCTGTTATATATGCATACTAGCGCAAACTTAGAACATTATTATGCAATAACAGCGGTAGTCTCTAAGAATGTATATGAAAAAAGATGAACCCAAACTGTTAAAATGGAAGTCCCACGTTACTAAGTGTAGATCGAGTAGATACTCCTCTGAATGACTTCCAATGAGGAGTTCCATTGGATGATATTTGTTTTATTGATGCACAAATTGTGTCCCTGCTAAGTTGGGTTACAAGTTAGGCGGGCCGGTTCTCTGGTTGACtcaatacaaataaaaataaaattattataattaattataaatttcatttcataaataaatattaataaaacatattaataatttttttcattattgATTTCACACgtctaaattttatataaagtaattaatacaataaaaaaccacaactttcattaaaaaaaaatacatatatgtatatcaccataaaagtaaaaaaaaaaaaaaattattacaggACTTGGCCCGCCTttagttgggttgaaaaaatttcaacccaacccacttaaattatgTGGCAAGGCGGGCCGATCCGACTGAccccaaattgacggctctaatTACAACTTGTTCGAGTTGCTCGTTTGAAGTTTTGCCATCATATTATAAGCACCCTGAAGCTATCTCCTACCACTCCACAGCATAAAGCAATTTAATTGTGACATTCAAGGCAATTAATCATGGAGTGGGTTTGTGCAGCCTAAAATTACACATAATCTCTAGTAATACTTATTCCATGATAGGATctttgaccgcttaattcggtatttactagtaagtgcactaggtcaagtaatagtaaagtggacagagatcagtccaagtatcgatcccacagggactgttgtcaattctcaagctttaattattttacttaatctagacaaaaataataaagaaggaTGCaacgaattaaataaaaatttgattactaaaaataataagaattaaaatagaaaaaagaataaattaaattaaatagagacaaccaagacacacgcaggtaccgagcaaatcatgtaacatgtagtcgattcaagactcagatttaatcttaaatcacgggaATTCTCTTAACTTGTtcaaaattctatttctagaacaatcaaacctattcaaatgttgacggattaatctttcgtaattctaatcaatttgaatgcattaaatatttgtgaaaattcagttaacacccaaaccgcacactgaaatcgaattctatttctagtcgattttaccatgtgttgattatcaaaatgatcaaaatcaatacctcctctatcgacttggaatcgattaacatgcaagcaagcagttgatcagactatccacaagaaaatataaatctgacaatcaataaaataaaatcaactccgaaaaatctcaaacaaacatccaagttttctacataaatttgttcggctcaatcacgccgtcttggttgaaaacaaactactcaataattgaaaacaataattcaaaaataaaaaaaaaagaagaaaagaaaaatcttctctcccaagccttgtagtcGCCTCTCTTATGTTGTCTCTGTTCTGAAACTTCGGAACccccaaaaatatgatatatcttctatttatatggtccggATCCCGTACAAATAAATTCCTTACACAACAAGTAATTTTCCGGACTCAAAATTCTTCCGAattcgcgctcgagcgagtgaatttctcgctcgagcgcgcaacAAAACACAGATTTTTGGAAACATAattcgcgctcgagcgagtgcaaatctcgctcgagcgcctaAAATTTTCTGCTCCGCGCGacgtttttcaaaaattcatatctagagttctagccgtcggattgtgCTAAAATATGGACAGaatctttaaaacatcttgaaaattATTCTGAACGGTGAGATCGAATTTGgatttctctaaaattaaatatgaatttttgaccaaggctgctccgtaattcattcttcaaaaattaattttcctacaaaattaacccgtaGAGTGAAATACaaacacatgcactaaaacacataaacacacacctaaaacaatatgaatgcacacaaaatagacataaaaataacacgaaataatgcacacaaaatgcacttatcaatcttTGTTGAGCTTATAGTGAATCTGGATTTGCAGGCCATCTTGATTCGGATGTCTCTCTTTTGCACAAAATGCACGGACCATATTCCAGAACGTGCATAGGGTCTGTGTATTTTACTTCCTAAATTTCCTTATTCACTTCTTATGATTTTCCTCAACTTTCGGCCAAGCTCCAACGTGGCATCGcaatgtttgaattttttttcaatattcaATCATTCTCAAGTTTCAGTCAAACctacaaacataaaaaattatgacTATTTATGCGCAAAACTTGGAACAAAAATGTCAGATAAGCACGATACGACAAAATAAAGTGTCAAATAGACTATAGAATTCGTGCTTATCATTATGAAGTTTGTATTATGGTTTccaaagttttatttttattttttaaaaattttaggataatggaagagcatgttttgcaagttgaaaaatatttgttttcatgaTTTCGAGGATTTTAAAGGTTTATGTTTGAAAGTAtaaattttgagtcttttaatgcTAAGGTaaatgtttaattattattattttttataattttagaaattattatataaaataagaaataataCTATTTTCATTCATGTCGGTCGTGTGGTGAAATTTGGCGTATATTTGGAGGTAACGACCAAAATAGAAGAAATTAGGATTTTGTACGAGAAGTTATAATCCTAATGGGTtgtataatttttattgatattaTGGACACATGTTAATAATATTTTCGCGCTTTAGTAAAGTATTGATGTATTGACCAAATATTATGAATTTAAGTTAAtctgattttaaaatattaatttatttcaagTTTAGAAATTTTCTGAGGAAAAATTTTAATAGTTTGTAGTCACCCTTTAATAAGTAGTATTGACTTAAGCAAAGAAGTATCATTCAAGGATAGTTAGGGTTGGACACAGATCCTCTGCTGTTTTGATAATTTGAATATAAACTAAATGTAgtgctaaattttaattttatttgatatttcatgctgaaaatattaaaaattttaattcaaaCATTAGCATGTTAATAATCTTATattgttaaaaaatttattcattGACAAAAAACACTCGACCGTACTCATTGAATTCGAAGAAATGATTTGATGAAACCGTTCtgagaaaatattattattaatataataatttttaactttaaatgcattgatttaaattaatataattaaactatatatattttttcatattatataaataaatttatatctATTGTGGACGTGTTGTGAACAAAAAGCCACGCCAAAATCCAATACAAATTTGTTGAAACAAAAggccaataaaaaaaatatagaggAAAAACGGTGTTGTTTGGTGCACAGCACAATGTGCTGTGATGACCAAAACAACAGAGGATCGGTATCCGTTAGGGTTTTGGAAAAAGAGTGGGCTGAAGTTTTGTTTCGCAGCGACATTGAATCTCATAGGGTCCTGCAATTTTAGAACCCACCTCCTAGACATTAAATagattttataatatttgttttaagaaataatatgaataaagataattaaaaattttatattttcctCTCAAAATGTTTTGGGTATTGTAAATAGTAATGTAGTGATGTTAGAGAACATTGAAGATGACCCAATTTCCTTACTGTGGGTTTTAGTACCGATGTTTTATTTTACTCGCTTATAAGTTAATCACAAAGATTATGGAATACTGTTGGGGCATGAAATTTTTTTCTCTGGAAAAAAAATACTGATAATTCGTAGTCACGAttgaattatttgagaatttCATAGAATATGAATTATGATTCAATTTGAGGTTATTGATCTTGATGGGAAAGTAGGATTTTGTATACAAACTATTTTTGGgtttttgttgtcctttgaacTTCAAGGTGTTCCATGAGAATTAGAATGGTAAGTCGATCAAAAGTTGTAGTTCTGTTAGATAGCTTCGAAACTAACCTATAATCGCTTGATTTGAATTTAATACAAAAGATTAAT comes from Henckelia pumila isolate YLH828 chromosome 4, ASM3356847v2, whole genome shotgun sequence and encodes:
- the LOC140862172 gene encoding BTB/POZ domain-containing protein SR1IP1-like produces the protein MTNLVSLFSRLSCCLLYWDFYHIRKCSYSLFEFRFNGNENGELFRVLFVLNRVFSHEIPSDVTVTAGGATFCLHKFPLVSKSGYISKKLSEATGTAKSMIEIPDVPGGAEAFELAAKFCYGMDFEITSENIVTLRCAAEFLEMTEDYATGNLIQRTESYLNEVALKTVSGAVSILHSSENLLPMAEEVRLVSRSIDAISIMMCQDSSKRVVDWWGEDLAVLRIDMFQRALIAMIARGFKQHDLAQIVMLYAQKSLRGLEIFGKGRKKIEPRQEHEKRVVLETIVSLLPRVKNLISVSFLSMLLRASIYLETTAACRLDLERRVASQLAQAALDDLLIPSYSFTGDTLFDVEAVLRITKNFFECEREMNKIGYNYDAAEDYHSPSANDMERVAKLLENYVSEIASDRNLSVTKFVDLAELIPEQPRVTEDGMYRAIDIYLKAHPCLSDTERKKLCSVMNCQKLSREACAHAAQNDKLPVQSVIQVLYYEQQRLREVMDSSSLNHQSSLHSGKLNHKSVGIHPVVQDETSSVGHAVEMHYRKLNIEIMGAQDYCFDVVDDIDNLYSVPRCLLMQMLRKRICYNGASTKDILWYIKEHA